The Pyrenophora tritici-repentis strain M4 chromosome 3, whole genome shotgun sequence genome has a window encoding:
- a CDS encoding 60S ribosomal protein uL18, giving the protein MPFSKLQKNDAYFSRYQVKYKRRRQGKTDYYARKRLITQAKNKYNAPKYRLVVRFTNKDIICQIIHSELSGDKVFMAAYAHELKAYGITHGLTNWSSAYATGLLLARRVLKKLELDEDFVGVEEADGEFTLTEAAEIDGEERRPFKVFLDVGLTRTSTGARVFGAMKGCSDGGVFVPHSENRFPGYDIEGKELDAETLRKYIFGGHVAEYMETLADDDEERYKSQFSGYIEDDIEADGLEELYQDAHKQIREDPWKKEEGAGPKKSKDEWKAESLKYRTKKLTKAEKEERVKAKIAEITA; this is encoded by the exons ATGCCTTTC TCCAAGCTCCAGAAGAACGACGCCTACTTTTCGAGGTACCAGGTCAAGTACAAGCGCCGCAGGCAGGGAAAGA CCGACTACTATGCGCGTAAGCGGTTGATTACCCAGGCCAAGAACAAGTACAATGCGCCCAAGTACCGCCTCGTCGTCCGCTTCACCAACAAGGACATCATCTGCCAGATCATCCACTCTGAGCTGAGCGGTGACAAGGTCTTCATGGCCGCCTA TGCCCACGAGCTCAAGGCTTACGGCATCACCCACGGTCTTACCAACTGGTCCTCCGCATACGCCACTGGTCTGCTCCTTGCCCGCCGTGTGCTCAAGAAGCTCGAGCTTGACGAGGACTTCGTCGGTGTTGAGGAGGCCGACGGTGAGTTCACTCTCACCGAAGCCGCCGAGATTGACGGCGAGGAGCGCCGCCCATTCAAGGTCTTCTTGGATGTTGGCCTCACCCGTACGTCCACTGGTGCCCGTGTCTTTGGCGCCATGAAGGGATGCTCTGACGGCGGTGTCTTCGTTCCCCACTCCGAGAATCGTTTCCCCGGATACGACATCGAAGGCAAGGAGCTCGACGCCGAGACCCTCCGCAAGTACATCTTCGGTGGCCACGTTGCTGAGTACATGGAGACCCTTGCCGACGACGATGAGGAGCGCTACAAGTCTCAGTTCAGCGGCTACATTGAGGACGACATCGAGGCTGATGGTCTTGAGGAGCTCTACCAGGATGCCCACAAGCAGATCCGCGAGGACCCCTGGAAGAAGGAGGAGGGTGCCGGCCCCAAGAAGTCCAAGGACGAGTGGAAGGCCGAGTCCCTGAAGTACAGGACCAAGAAGCTTACCAAGGCCGAGAAGGAGGAGCGTGTCAAGGCCAAGATTGCCGAGATTACTGCGTAA
- a CDS encoding actin, whose translation MAEVPIVLDGGTGFLKAGYAGQNFPDHQYPSIVGRPILRTEEQNGGDIQLKDIMCGDEAAAARSMLQITYPMENGIVKRWDDMQQLWDYTFYEKMKLDPTGRKILLTEPPMNPLKNRETMCEVMFERYGFGGVYVAIQAVLALYAQGLSSGVVVDSGDGVTHIVPVYESTVLNHLTRRLDVAGRDVTRNLIALLLRRGYALNRTADFETVRQIKEKLCYVSYDLELDQRLSEDTTVLVESYTLPDGRVIRVGSERFEAPECLFQPHLVDVEQPGIAEFLFNTIQAADVDVRSSLYKAIVLSGGSSMYPGLPSRLEKELKQLWLTKVLGGNPERLNKFKVRIEDPPRRRHMVFLGGAVLANIMADKENMWISKAEWEEQGARALEKLGSR comes from the exons ATGGCGGAAGTGCCCATTG TGCTCGATGGAGGTACCGGTTTCCTCAAGGCAGGTTATGCTGGACAG AACTTCCCAGACCACCAGTATCCGTCAATAGTCGGCCGGCCCATCCTACGAACCGAAGAGCAGAATGGCGGAGACATACAGCTCAAGGACATCATGTGCGGTGACGAGGCAGCGGCAGCGCGCTCAATGCTTCAAATCACGTACCCC ATGGAGAATGGTATCGTGAAGCGGTGGGACGACATGCAACAACTCTGGGACTACACCTTTTACGAGAAGATGAAGCTCGACCCTACCGGCCGCAAGATCCTCCTCACCGAACCGCCGATGAACCCACTGAAGAATCGTGAGACCATGTGCGAGGTCATGTTTGAACGTTATGGCTTTGGAGGTGTATACGTAGCTATCCAGGCCGTGCTGGCTTTGTATGCGCAAGGTCTATCATCTGGTGTAGTCGTCGACTCTGGAGACGGTGTCACGCATATTGTCCCTGTTTACGAAAGCACTGTCCTCAACCACCTCACTCGCCGTCTCGATGTTGCCGGACGCGACGTCACGCGCAACCTGATTGCGCTCCTACTACGAAGAGGATACGCCCTCAACCGAACCGCCGACTTCGAAACCGTTCGTCAAATCAAGGAGAAGCTCTGCTACGTATCATACGATCTCGAATTGGACCAGCGATTGAGCGAAGACACAACAGTTCTGGTGGAATCCTACACGCTTCCAGATGGCCGCGTGATCCGAGTGGGTAGCGAGCGTTTCGAAGCTCCCGAATGTCTGTTCCAGCCACATCTCGTCGACGTTGAGCAACCGGGTATCGCCGAATTCCTCTTCAACACGATCCAGGCTGCCGACGTCGATGTCAGGAGCAGTCTGTACAAGGCGATTGTGTTGAGTGGTGGTAGCAGCATGTACCCAGGCTTGCCTAGTCGATTGGAGAAGGAGCTGAAGCAGCTATGGCTTACCAAGGTTCTTGGTGGGAACCCGGAGCGACTCAAC AAATTCAAGGTCCGCATCGAAGACCCGCCACGGCGAAGGCACATGGTCTTCCTCGGTGGCGCCGTGCTTGCGAATATCATGGCCGACAAGGAAAACATGTGGATATCAAAGGCGGAGTGGGAGGAGCAGGGTGCACGCGCATTGGAGAAGCTGGGCTCCAGATGA
- a CDS encoding GatA, Asp-tRNAAsn-Glu-tRNAGln amidotransferase A subunit and related amidase, with protein sequence MPFDAREATIDSVHHALYSGLSTCREVISSFIANIEANNKRTNAIISLNPNALAIADEKEEQLSAGNATGSLFCIPILLKDNYDTKDLPTTGGNLALARSQPTEDAPSVAAFKNAGAIILGKANLHELALEGISVSSLGGQTINPYDSTRTPGGSSGGTGAAVAASFCVFGTGTDTVNSLRSPASANSLCSIRPTRGLITRAGIIPISKTHDVIGPIGRTVKDVATALTVMASTGYDAADNDTALVPGPIRGIDYASSLSSASLKGLRIGVLSGFFNRTDTPEVTPVNNAMDSVMSRLSAEGVTLVPINETIYNATAIQAAYDVQRFEYRQLMDQYLERPSLGGEHPTTLAELYSRKAVNGSGGEFLVIPSQYEYVNTALVSSTANATYLDRQAGIRNLTLALLNTFTANSLDAIIYPEQKNLVVKIGSPSQSGRNGILAALTGTPVVTVPAGFSEPSDEAPAGVPIGMEILGRPWEEQKLLGVGYAVEQLLRVRKSPVWVKEAVEVRAYDRVPVITPDRGNIPSDYPLGTL encoded by the coding sequence ATGCCTTTCGATGCCCGAGAAGCAACCATTGACTCGGTCCACCATGCGCTCTACTCTGGACTCTCAACATGTCGAGAAGTGATATCATCATTCATTGCAAATATCGAAGCGAACAACAAAAGGACGAATGCGATCATCTCTTTGAACCCTAATGCTTTGGCCATTGCCGACGAAAAAGAGGAACAGCTGTCTGCAGGCAATGCTACTGGATCCCTCTTTTGTATTCCAATACTGCTCAAGGACAATTATGATACAAAAGACCTACCTACGACGGGTGGTAATCTGGCTCTAGCCCGCTCGCAGCCCACCGAAGACGCCCCAAGCGTTGCAGCGTTCAAGAATGCCGGAGCTATCATTCTGGGCAAGGCCAACTTGCATGAGCTTGCGCTAGAAGGCATCAGTGTGTCTTCCCTGGGTGGCCAGACTATCAATCCTTACGACTCAACTCGAACACCCGGTGGTAGTTCTGGTGGTACTGGTGCAGCAGTCGCCGCGTCTTTTTGTGTATTCGGCACCGGTACAGACACTGTAAACTCGCTCCGCAGTCCAGCCTCCGCCAACTCGCTATGTAGCATCCGACCTACTCGTGGGCTGATCACCAGAGCTGGTATTATACCTATATCAAAGACTCACGATGTCATTGGACCCATTGGCCGTACGGTCAAAGACGTTGCCACTGCTCTCACAGTCATGGCTTCAACAGGCTACGATGCGGCGGATAATGATACCGCACTGGTACCTGGCCCCATTCGCGGAATCGACTACGCCTCATCTCTTTCTAGTGCCTCCCTCAAAGGCCTGCGCATTGGTGTGCTCAGCGGCTTCTTCAACCGCACCGATACGCCAGAAGTCACACCTGTCAACAACGCCATGGACTCTGTGATGTCGCGCCTTTCAGCCGAAGGAGTAACACTAGTCCCCATCAACGAAACCATATACAATGCGACTGCCATTCAAGCAGCTTACGACGTTCAGCGCTTCGAATATCGGCAGCTCATGGACCAATACCTCGAGCGTCCATCACTCGGAGGCGAGCACCCAACTACCTTAGCCGAATTGTACTCTCGCAAAGCAGTCAATGGTTCCGGTGGGGAGTTTCTCGTCATACCATCTCAATACGAATACGTTAATACAGCGCTTGTCTCTTCTACGGCGAATGCAACATATCTCGACCGTCAAGCCGGCATCCGCAACCTCACACTCGCTCTCCTCAACACCTTTACAGCCAACTCGCTCGATGCGATCATTTACCCCGAGCAGAAGAATCTCGTGGTCAAGATCGGTTCTCCTTCGCAATCTGGTCGTAATGGCATCCTGGCCGCATTGACAGGTACGCCTGTCGTCACCGTGCCTGCAGGATTTTCGGAGCCGAGCGATGAGGCACCGGCTGGTGTGCCGATTGGCATGGAGATATTGGGCAGGCCTTGGGAAGAGCAGAAGTTGTTGGGGGTTGGATATGCAGTGGAGCAGTTGTTGAGGGTGAGGAAGAGTCcggtgtgggtgaaggaaGCAGTAGAAGTGAGGGCTTATGATAGGGTGCCAGTTATCACGCCTGATAGGGGCAATATCCCCAGTGATTATCCTCTGGGGACATTATAG